The sequence CTTCATCCTCATTAGTTTTTAATGCATCATACAGTTTTTGATCTTTTTGCGGTTCACCATTGCTTTGGAGAGGCCAGACTTCCTTGTAAAGGTTTCCTTCTCCATCATCAAAGTTATATCGTGTGAATTGGCCATCAACTTGTTCAGTGAGTGCGTATAAACCAGAATATTCATCATTTATGATTAGTCTTGCATGGACTGAACGAGGAGCGGGTACCCCCATACTTCTAAATAACCAGTATCCTAGTCTCTCATGCATCTGAGAAGGGTCCAGGTTTTGAGAATGAAATTGCAGTTTTTTTAGACCATAAAATTTATCATCTCTACCCTCCCAATTAATACTAACCTTCATAGATAATTTGGTGCATATTTTTTCCCCAGAAGGATCAAACACATCCTTTCCGGACAAACAGCCTACAAATGCTCCAATATCGCCCTTATATCTGATCCCAACGGGACTAACTGTGTCTCCCTTAAAAATCAGCATACCTTCAACATTTTCTTCCGCTGCGGGATCCGCATCAATTTCTGCCAAAGCGTTGCTTGGAATCTTCAACTCAAAAGTATGTAATGATTCTTGGTCAAATATATAATCTGAGTCCAGATTAAGATATTGCTCAGAACCTTTGGGCGTAATCGTTGGAACGGTAAAATCTAGATCTGTATCTACTTTTTCAGCTATACCCGAAGTCCAAAGTAATAAAAGTGATATCAGTAATGTCCTTTTCACATCCAAGTTTACCCATCATCCCACAAACAAAAAAGCCCGCTTGATCTTCACTTTGTTACGAAGGACAAATGCGTGGAGCTTAATTAAACCAGACACCAATTCCCTGCTTTCGCAACTGATTACTCAACATTTCTTCTATTTCTTTTGCATCTTTCCTTGTTGGTATGGGATTATACTTTTCATACAATTCCGGTCTCAATCGAATACCGTATTCACGAGCGTATTTATTTGATTTATATGCTTCTTTATGTTGTTCAAACCTTAGGGTTGGTTCTCTGGATGATTGTCCTACATAGACACATTCATTTCCCTCGATATATTCAGGGTTTTGTTGCCGGAATTTCTGAAAGT is a genomic window of Candidatus Neomarinimicrobiota bacterium containing:
- a CDS encoding CotH kinase family protein, whose protein sequence is MKRTLLISLLLLWTSGIAEKVDTDLDFTVPTITPKGSEQYLNLDSDYIFDQESLHTFELKIPSNALAEIDADPAAEENVEGMLIFKGDTVSPVGIRYKGDIGAFVGCLSGKDVFDPSGEKICTKLSMKVSINWEGRDDKFYGLKKLQFHSQNLDPSQMHERLGYWLFRSMGVPAPRSVHARLIINDEYSGLYALTEQVDGQFTRYNFDDGEGNLYKEVWPLQSNGEPQKDQKLYDALKTNEDEGPSLDIIKSFGQKIARADSSQLQSVIADYMDVNEIISYAVVDRAIRNDDGAFHWYTDKGGSKNHNYYWYEEPGSQRLHLIPWDVDNAFDNLAYQNPITAIADGWGETTNNCEPFPYGEWQIWQWSASCDKITKGWASYTEEYDQLKAEFSNTFLDEGYSLIDTWAAQIRNATLEAEKEHDDALSTEKWEGATELLKSQIFLMKIRIAK